The Zetaproteobacteria bacterium DNA segment CCGCCACGATGCAGCGTCCCTGATCGTCGTAGCCTTTCTCCTCCACCCCTTCGCCCCGCCAGTGGATGTTGATGCCCACCTCGGCGGCGGCGAGCTCGACGAACTCGCGCACCGAGTGCTGTTCACCGGTGGCGATGACGAAATCCTCCGGCTCCTCTTGCTGCAGCATCAGCCATTGCATCTCGACGTAGTCGCGGGCGTGGCCCCAATCGCGCAGTGCGTTGAGGTTGCCCAGATAGAGCCGCTGTTGCAGGCCGAGCTTGATGCGAGCCAGCGCGCGGGTGATCTTGCGCGTGACGAAGGTCTCGCCGCGTACCGGGGATTCGTGGTTGAACAGGATGCCGTTGCAGGCGTAGATGCCATAGGCCTCGCGGTAGTTGACGGTGATCCAGTAGGCGTAGAGCTTGGCCACCGCGTAGGGCGAACGGGGGTAGAAGGGAGTGGTCTCCGACTGCGGGATCTGCTGCACCTTGCCGTAGAGCTCGGAGGTGGATGCCTGGTAGAAGCGGGTCTTCCGCTCCAGGCCGAGGATGCGGATCGCCTCCAGCAGGCGCAGGGCGCCGAGCGCGTCGGAATCGGCGGAGTACTCCGGCTCCTCGAAGGAGACCGCCACATGGCTCTGTGCGCCCAGGTTGTAGAGTTCGTCCGGCTGGACCCGCTGGATGATGCGGAGCAGGCTGGAGGAGTCGGTCAGATCGCCGTGGTGGAGGATGAAGCGGCGCTCCTCCTCGTGCGGATCCTGGTAGAGGTGGTCGATGCGGTCGGTGTTGAACAGCGATGCACGCCGCTTGATGCCGTGGACCTCGTAGCCCTTCTCCAGCAGCAGTTCGGCCAGGTAGGAGCCGTCCTGGCCGGTGACGCCGGTGATCAGCGCCCGTTTTCTTGTTCCCATGTCACCACTTCCTTGTAACTCCTGATCGAATCGCGAAACGTCCATAGAGGGGCCGTTGCGCTCGGATCGGCCCGGTCAGAACTCCCGCAGGATCCACTGCGGCGGGGCGGGGTGGCGGTAGCCGCCGGGGAGGCGGCGGAAGCGGCCGTCGCCCTCGTCGTCGTAGAGGTAGTAGGGGGGCAGCCCTCCCGGCGGCTCGACCTTGATCATGTAGACCCGTCCGTGGCGGGCGTATTCGGTGATGCGGGCGCCGTCCTTGCGGGTGTAGGCGCGGATGTCCACCCCCGCTTCGGCGGCGGGCGCACCGCCGGGTGCCTCGATCGTTGCGGGCGGGGCAGCCGCCTGTGGCGGGGCGGAGGTGCGCCGCTCCGGCGGGGTGGTGTCGGGCGGCAGCGGCGGGGCGTCGGCGGCGGCCGCCATCGACGGGAGCAGCAGGGCGGCCAGCACGCACCATCGACCCGCCATGATCGACTATCCCTCCCCTTCGAGCAGCGCCTTGAGGATCTCCAGGTCGGTGGCGATCTCCTTTTTGGCGATCGCCGCCACCACCGGCGAGGCGATCTTGAAGAACTTGCCGACGTCGACATCCAGCACTCGGCGCACCCGGGTGCCCCCATCGACCGCCTCCATGGTCATCGAGGTGGTCATCGGGAAGGGGCCGGTGGTGGAGTGGGCCTTCCAGTAGCTGCCGTCCTCGCTGCGTTCGGTCACCACCCAATCCTGCTCGATCACCCGGCCGAGGAACTTCTCCTTGACGTGGTAGGTGGTGCCGACCGCCGGGGGGCCTTCGCTGCTCTTGCGCGACTCCAGCACCGACGACTGCCACAACGGATCGTTGGATTCGTCGTCGACGAAGGCGACCACCTCCTCCAGCGGTCGGTCGATGATCACTTCGGCGGTGATGTGGCTCAGGGGCATGGAACCCTCCTTCTCGTCTCGATCCTTCTCATGCGGAGCCTTCTCATGCGGGATCGCCGGGCCGGCGGCCGGCTCCGCACCGGACGCCGCCACGCTGGTTGGTGCAAGTAGGTCGTCAAACGTCGCGCAGCAGCTCGGTGATGGCGGTCTTGCTGCGGGTCTGTTCGTCCACCTTCTTGACGATCACCGCGCAGTAGAGGTTGGGCCCGCCCGACCGGCCGGGCATGGAGCCGGGCACCACCACCGAGTAGGGGGGCACCTCGCCGTAGTGGGTGGTTCCGCTCTCGCGGTCGTAGATCCGGGTGGAGCGGCCGAGGTAGACCCCCATGGAGAGGACCGAGCCCTCGCGCACGATCACCCCCTCGGCCACCTCCGAGCGGGCACCGATGAAGCAGTGGTCCTCGATGATCACCGGATCGGCCTGGATCGGCTCGAGCACGCCGCCGATGCCGGCGCCGCCGGAGATGTGGCAGTAGCGCCCGATCTGGGCGCAGGAGCCGATGGTGGCCCAGGTATCGACCATCGTCCCCTCGTCGACCCAGGCGCCGATGTTCACGTAGGAGGGCATCAACACCACCCTGGGGGCGATGTAGGCCCCTTTGCGCACCGTCGCGGGGGGGACGACGCGGATGGAGGCCTTGCGGAACATCTGCTCACCCCAGCTGGCGAACTTGAGCGGCACCTTGTCGAAGTAGTTGGAGATGCCGCCGTTGATCAGCTGGTTGTCGCGCAGCTTGAAGTAGAGCAGCACCGCCTTCTTGAGCCACTGCTGGGTGACCCAACGGCCCTCGCCATCGCGTTCGCACACCCGCACGCCGCCGTCGTCGAGCAGGGTGATGGTGTGTTCGATCGCCTCGCGGGTTTCGGCGTCGACGTTGCGCGCGGTCCACGCGTCACGCCGCTCCCACGCGGTTTCGATGACCTGTTGCAGATGGTTCATGGGCCGGTTTGGGGTGGATCTTCCATGATCATCGTCGCCAAAGCCCCTCCGTGGACGTTCGGCCCGGCGTGGATCGGAAGAGCGTGCCCCGCCGATCCACGCGCGGCGCCTGCAACGCTATCGACCCCGGATGGAGGCGCAACGCGGGCGCCCAGGATGGGCGGGGTGCTCAGCCGGAACGGAGCATGCGGGCGATCTCCGCCGCCAGGGCGGGGTAGCGGCACGGCTTGGTCAGCACCGCGCTTCGCTCCATCGCCTCCTGCGAGCCGAAGACTTCGCTTCTGTCGTAGCCGGTGACGAAGATCACCGGCAGATCCGGTTTGATCTCGCGCAGCCTTCGGGCCAGTTGCGGCCCGCCGATGAAGGGCATCACCACATCGAGCAGGGCCAGCGCCACCTCCTGCTGGTGTTGCGTGAAGAGCGCCAGCGCCTCTTTGCCGTCTTCGGCCTCGAGCACGCTGTAGCCGAGGTCGCGCAGGAACTCGGCGCAGGGGGTGCGCACGTTCTCCGCGTCGTCGGCCAGCAGGATGGTGATCCCCGCCCCGTCGGCCGCCGGTGCGGCCTCCATCGGCTGTTCCGTTGCCCCGGTCGATTGCGCATCGTCGAGCAGTGGCAGCAGTAGGTGGAAGCTGGTGCCGCGGCCGACCGTGCTCTCCACGTCGAGGATGCCGTGGTGGCTCTCGATCGTGCCGTAGCACATCGCCAGCCCCAGTCCGCTCCCCTTGCCCACCTCCTTGGTGGTGAAGAAGGGCTCGAAGATGTGGGGCAGGTTCTCCTGCGGGATGCCGCAGCCGTTGTCGACCACGGTGATGTGGGCGTAGCGCTCTCCCTCGCGGAGCTGCAGCCGCTCCAGCCGGGGGTCGTCGCTGGTGGTGGAGACGGTGATGGCGATCTCCGGCTCGGGGGTGCCGGCGACGGCGTCGCGGGCGTTGTTGATCAGGTTGAGCATCACCTGCTGCAGCTGGGTGGCGTCGCCGCGCACGGTCAGCCGCTCCCCGGCCGGGGGCAGGTGGTGGGTGAAGTGGATGTTCTCCGGGATGGAGAGTCGGGCCAGGCGGAACACCTCCTTGAGGAACGGGCGCAGCGGAACCTCCTGCATGGTGACCATTCCCTTGCGGGCGAAGGCGAGCAGCTGGGCGATCATCCGTGCCGAGGAGCGGCACAGCTTGTCGATCTGCCGCAGGTGCTCCCGGGCGGGGGAGTCGGCGTCGATCTTCTGCTCCGCCAGGTAGATGTTGCCGGTGATGCCGCCGAGTAGGTTGTTGAAGTCGTGGGCGATGCCGCCGACCAGCGTGCCGATGGCCTGCATCTTCTGCGCCTGCACCATCTGCTCTTCCATGGAGAGCTCGCGCGAGATGTCGGAGAAGACGCCGACGTAGTTGGTCACCTCGCCCGCCTTGTTGCGGATGGCGGTGATCGACAGGTGTTCGGCGTAGATCTCACCGTTCTTGCGTCGGTTCCATACCCGGCCGCTCCACGATCCCTCCTCGGTGAGCTGCCGCC contains these protein-coding regions:
- a CDS encoding response regulator; the encoded protein is MDVQMPGMNGFETVEVIKRNRHCARIPVIFLTAISKESRYIARGYSVGAIDYLTKPVDPAILQAKVAAFVELYRTQEQLREEIAQRKRAEHRLLLASRAIENTVEGVIITDAEGTILSVNHAFQRVTGYSREEAIGNNPRMLQSGRQDAAFYRAMWRQLTEEGSWSGRVWNRRKNGEIYAEHLSITAIRNKAGEVTNYVGVFSDISRELSMEEQMVQAQKMQAIGTLVGGIAHDFNNLLGGITGNIYLAEQKIDADSPAREHLRQIDKLCRSSARMIAQLLAFARKGMVTMQEVPLRPFLKEVFRLARLSIPENIHFTHHLPPAGERLTVRGDATQLQQVMLNLINNARDAVAGTPEPEIAITVSTTSDDPRLERLQLREGERYAHITVVDNGCGIPQENLPHIFEPFFTTKEVGKGSGLGLAMCYGTIESHHGILDVESTVGRGTSFHLLLPLLDDAQSTGATEQPMEAAPAADGAGITILLADDAENVRTPCAEFLRDLGYSVLEAEDGKEALALFTQHQQEVALALLDVVMPFIGGPQLARRLREIKPDLPVIFVTGYDRSEVFGSQEAMERSAVLTKPCRYPALAAEIARMLRSG
- the gmd gene encoding GDP-mannose 4,6-dehydratase; the protein is MGTRKRALITGVTGQDGSYLAELLLEKGYEVHGIKRRASLFNTDRIDHLYQDPHEEERRFILHHGDLTDSSSLLRIIQRVQPDELYNLGAQSHVAVSFEEPEYSADSDALGALRLLEAIRILGLERKTRFYQASTSELYGKVQQIPQSETTPFYPRSPYAVAKLYAYWITVNYREAYGIYACNGILFNHESPVRGETFVTRKITRALARIKLGLQQRLYLGNLNALRDWGHARDYVEMQWLMLQQEEPEDFVIATGEQHSVREFVELAAAEVGINIHWRGEGVEEKGYDDQGRCIVAVDPRYFRPTEVDTLLGDPTKAKEKLGWRPKTGFRDLVAEMMREDLKEAERDALVRQHGYRSFDHNE
- a CDS encoding DUF2782 domain-containing protein: MAGRWCVLAALLLPSMAAAADAPPLPPDTTPPERRTSAPPQAAAPPATIEAPGGAPAAEAGVDIRAYTRKDGARITEYARHGRVYMIKVEPPGGLPPYYLYDDEGDGRFRRLPGGYRHPAPPQWILREF
- the dapD gene encoding 2,3,4,5-tetrahydropyridine-2,6-dicarboxylate N-succinyltransferase; the protein is MNHLQQVIETAWERRDAWTARNVDAETREAIEHTITLLDDGGVRVCERDGEGRWVTQQWLKKAVLLYFKLRDNQLINGGISNYFDKVPLKFASWGEQMFRKASIRVVPPATVRKGAYIAPRVVLMPSYVNIGAWVDEGTMVDTWATIGSCAQIGRYCHISGGAGIGGVLEPIQADPVIIEDHCFIGARSEVAEGVIVREGSVLSMGVYLGRSTRIYDRESGTTHYGEVPPYSVVVPGSMPGRSGGPNLYCAVIVKKVDEQTRSKTAITELLRDV